The following are encoded together in the Lathyrus oleraceus cultivar Zhongwan6 chromosome 3, CAAS_Psat_ZW6_1.0, whole genome shotgun sequence genome:
- the LOC127131351 gene encoding uncharacterized protein LOC127131351, producing the protein MFNEINKVELTYILFDEGSFYLVDSGYPCIGGFLPPYRGERYHAQEYRGQGRQPRSPEELFNYRHSSLRMTIERCFGVLKNRFPILKLMPPYKPSRQRLIVIACCVIHNYIRKWNLPDELFRIWEEMDPIELEGIQEGPIIEGISSNVDYLTRLSNEGAVEMTMKRNHIRDEMWVHRSN; encoded by the coding sequence ATGTTCAATGAAATTAACAAAGTTGAACTAACATATATTTTATTTGATGAAGGTTCCTTTTATCTCGTTGATTCTGGGTATCCATGTATTGGAGGTTTTCTTCCCCCTTATAGGGGTGAAAGGTATCACGCACAAGAATATAGAGGTCAAGGTAGACAACCCAGAAGTCCGGAAGAGTTATTTAACTATAGACACTCGTCTCTAAGGATGACAATTGAGCGTTGTTTTGGGGTGCTGAAAAATAGATTTCCTATTTTAAAGTTGATGCCTCCTTATAAGCCTTCTAGGCAACGACTCATAGTTATTGCGTGTTGTGTTATTCACAATTACATACGCAAGTGGAATTTACCGGATGAGTTGTTTAGGATATGGGAAGAAATGGATCCTATCGAACTTGAGGGAATACAAGAAGGTCCTATCATAGAAGGAATAAGTTCCAATGTCGACTACTTAACAAGGTTATCTAATGAAGGTGCAGTTGAAATGACAATGAAGAGAAATCATATTAGAGATGAGATGTGGGTACACCGTAGCAATTAA